The window ATAGTCGGCCTCATATCCCTTTCCTCCTGCAAACACCGAAAAGCTAACTCTGCCGCCAAGGTTATCATCCTCCTAACTGCATAATCTGTTTCAAACCCCAGAGAAGGATCGATCAGTTCGTGCAATGTACGATTTTGAATTCTGTTGACAGACATGTTGGCCAAATTAATGTCTTGACGATGCCTATTAGTGTCGACTGCAGGTCTTGATGACAAGAGTTCACATAGGACAACACCGAAACTATATACATCACTCTTGTCTGTAAGTTGGTAGCACTGATAATACTCTGGATCCACATAACCAGGAGTTCCTTGTGGAGCAGTAGATACATGGCTGACATCTGTGGGGAATAACCGTGAAAGACCAAAATCGGCCACCTTTACACGGAAATCGTTCTCTAGGAGAATGTTATTAGTCTTAACATCACGGTGAATGACATCAGACGCATGAAGGTAAGTGAGTGCATCTGCAGTCTCAACAGCTATATTCAACCTAACACGCCAAGGAAGAAAATTAGAACTCGCTTGCTTTCCATGGAGATGATCGGCCACCGTTCCATTTGGAATATATTCATAGACAAGAAGCAGCTCCCGGCTCCGTCTTGAGGTGCATCCATACAGCTTCACTAGGTTCTGGTGTTGCAGGCGTGTTAGGATGTCTACTTCATTCATGAACTGCTCAACACGTCTCAAATTGTTCTCATACAGGCGCTTGACTGCAACTACTTGCCCATCACGAAGCTCACCTGCAACACAATCATTACTACTTTGATTAGCGGGCTAGTAATTTCCATGGTTCATTACATTAAATGACTAACAGTGCATCCCCCTACCATAATAAACTGTCCCAAAACCTCCATCTCCGAGTTCTCGAGAAGGATCGAAATTTTTAGTTGCCTCTTCAAGTTCTACGTACTCAAAGACTTTAACTCCAAAATAGGTGCTTCCCTTCTCAAGGTCGGACTTAAAAGAAGGATAAGATGGTATGCTTCTAGTGAAATTACTCGACATGAGAAGGTTTTTGCTTGAAGGAGTACTGTGAAGATCTTTGGTTTGAACTTCAAAGcagctttctttttctttttccgcacTAAACAGACGAACAAGAAACCTAACAGAATCACCACAAAACCAGCTCCGCCAATGCCAAGGCCTGCACAATATGAATGAACATTCACTTTTCATCACTTATTGGACATCATTAATTCGCTCATGATCAGAGAGTATATTACCTATGCTGAGTGATTTAGACTCCTTCTTCCCTGTGTCAGAGATAAGACTGAGAATTAATAATCGAATCACAATTGCTAAAAGAGCAAGAAAACAGACAAGTAAAATGTGAGTTCTCTAATCCTAATCTAAATATTTAAGAATGGAATAGTTTTCAAGGCAAATTCATATCCACATCCATGACGACAGTCCATAAAAAAACAGTAACTTCAGAATCAGGCAAATAAGTCCAATATGAAGTGTTCTAATAACAACATTACCTCCAAGTCTCAAGAACCTATGTTTGAAAATCACCTGTGAGAACAAACTGTTTACTGAATTGACCAAACTGAACTTTTCAATTGCTGAACATTGAAGTAGAATACAAAAAGTTATAAAGGCATCAATTGGTGAACATTATTTTTAAACTGGAGTGTGCCAAATCCTTCTGttcttaaaagaaattaagtggCTTTGTCGCCCTAAACATGTCCTGATAATCATTCTAGAGAATAAGAAAGGACACCTGAACTTGAGAGTGATCAGACAggacaagggaaaaaaaaacaattagtcATGTATCTGTCTTTAAGTAGCTCTCCAGCCAAATAAATTGCAAAGGTTCTATGGTAATCATCTCACAAAATCCAACTTTTCCTAGATTTTCAAGTTTATTCAAGAGAAAAACAGTGATAATCATTAGAAAGAACCAGTCTCATCTGAAGCAATGTACCAAACATATAAATATTGATTCAGCATGATAGTATATCATCTGATGGTAAATGCTCTCTCCAAATTTAATCAGGTCAAGACACAATTTGCCTCCCCTCACATCCACAGAGCAACACTTAAAAGTTCTTCCCCcaaatttgattctttcttGGACAGAATTCAAGGGAAACTCAATGAATTACTCGATGTCATCTACACAGTATCATGACTCATAACCTACAaggttcttttttaaaaaggctGGATGTGATAGATGGGTTTGACTAAGTGCAGAGATATCAACCTTTACCAACTTTCTCCATGTTCTCCACCATCCCTCCTAACAATACCATATCTTgagtaagagaaaaaaaaaaaaattctctgtTGAGCTTAGATTAGCAGACTCTAAGGGATATCTATTAGAGCATCATTTTAGATGTGGCTGGCAGATAAAATATCAATTACTAAAGTCATGGGGAAAGTGATGTTTATTAAAATCACTCAAGTGTGGGTGAGTCTTCCAACAACCAACCTTTGCTTTAGTCCAAAGGGAACTTATGGAAGCTAAGCAGTTACCAGGGCCAGCAAATCTCTGATCAAAAAGTACAAAAGGGTTGCTAACCCTATGTTTGGAAAAAAGAGCAAGGAAGGGCAGAAGATGATGAGGGGAATAAGAAGAAACTGGGATTGGAAGCAGAGAAAACATATCTTCTCTTGACCTTGTTTGGATGGGGAGGAAATTGGAGGAATGGAAGTGAATAGAAACATCTAAATttacaagtaaaataaaaattctgtACTTCAAAGTGACCTCGTTTGAGATTGTTTCTTGTGGGATCCAATTGAAAACTTTCTCTCCGCGTtatttctctccattttctttcttcttccaaaCAATGGCATATTTAGTTTCCCCCATATTTTCCTCTAcccttttctttccatcctaTTTCCGCGCTCCCAAATTGCACGGCAAAGTGAAATAAGTGATGAAGAAAAGTTAAGATAAACTACCTTGTGTAGATTTAGCAGTTGTTGCCTCTGGTGTCGGAGCAGATGTCGATGAACCACAGGTTTTGGAACCAAAGAACTGGTCAGGACAATAGCAAGTGGGCCGATTCGCGGTGGGATCGTAACCACACACTCCACGCGATTGAGTGCAGTCAACACATGCTTCACTATCCACCTTCAGCTGAACCTCAAAACCATGCTGCAGCAAGTCACTCAAACCGGAGGAGCTATTCCCCAAATTGCTCCAAAATACGAAGAAACCGGGACTACCACGCTCTTTGAGCACGCTCCGATGCCAACACTCAACCCTGACGAACCAACACTCAACCATGACAACACATAGCCCGCTGTGTACGATACCCCCTGAACAGGACACGAGAATAGGCCCGGGAAAAGCGATTGGCAACCGTAGAATAAAGTGAAGTTGGTGAAGCCTTCGGCGATTTGGAACAGCGAGGAGTCGAGAGTCGTGTTGAGGAAATTCGTGGGACAGAGTCCCTGCATATAGTCGTCCCTCGCGATCCTCAGCATCAAAATAGGATAAAAATACACCCCCAGAACGCGGTACTTCACATCCTTTATCACGATCGTCGTGTTGCTTCCGTTCTCGCAGTTGAGCTCCAACTCGGGATACCCACAAGAGCTCCCCCTGTTACCTCCCCAGAAAGGATAGCCGACGTCCTTAACATCCCCGCAGCTGAACCTGCCGCTGCAGCTCGTGTAGTTATCCACGCCCTGGGAACGAGGAGTCTTGATCAAGATCAAGAACAGCGGAAACAGCAAGCGTAGAGCAAGAGACGAGGATGAAGGAGGAGCCCAGGAAACGGACATCGTGCTTCACCACGAAATGGGAATGCGGATGCTGGAGAGAGGAAATAAAAGGCGAGTTGAAGGGGTGACATGGCCTGGGTTTGGATAAATAGTCCAAGAAAAAAGAGACTAGGAAAAATTGTACGTCGGGTTGACTTGGTGTGAGTTCTAAGTGTCATAGGTTGAACAAGACATGGGATTTTTAATAGGGTTTTCTGTCCTGAGGTCCGGTTGGAGAGAAGACGGGGCCTGTCATTAACTAAAGGACGAGTGCCATTCGTTCACCTCCCAACTGTCCCCCGAATCGAACCGTCCCGCGTCCTTCCGCCATCGCACGCCACCATCTTTGGATTGCTATGTGCTAACCACCGGAATATCACGGATTATCATGACTCGAGACCGCTCAAAGAGTCGTTTAAGCGACAGGCGTGTTTGTTTTTCTTGTACAAGATATAACATCATCAAATTACTGTGATGCCTTGAGGTTACTAGAGATCACATTCATTTGGCATTCATTCAATTATCATATATTAGCGGCATGATGGTACGGTGGATTACCATTCAATGGAGATTTTGATAcgagattgaaaagaaaaagatatggGTGAATATACCTCAAAagataagtttaaaaaaaatggtggaATTAGAAATGAGGATTGAGATGGAGCCAATTTGTGAGTTGGCATAATTGCTAATCAGGATGGAAGTCAAACTAAACAATAATGCGATtcggcatttaaaaaaaagggaaaaaggtgaAGCTGCTTTCTTTCTAGTTTCTGGTAAAATAGACTCATCACATGGttaaaggaaggaggaggtggtTGAAGATCAATTCAATGACCTGTTAATTCAACTGCTTCTTCATCGTCAATTAGTGTCGTAATTATGATGGTGCCTGCTACTGCTATTGCTAGCCAAGTTAGTTGGGCGAAAGCTTTGAAACTTCTTTCCTCTTTATTCTTGCTCTTTgccctttctttccctttctgtcattattttttgaagaattttgatTCCGGGTTTTGTTTGCTCCGTATATGTTCCGCAATATGCAAATGGGTGAGGCTGTTTTCACACCCTTTTTTCGTTTTGGGCAAAAGGACACTCTTTTTAACATGATTGACCAAATTAGCCTTCAATTGAGGTCTAGCATGAACTGCTATTTAATGACACATTTTCTAGGCAATTTTGATCCACAAAGTCGCTACTTTCTTATCTCAGTttacctcaaaaaaaaaaaaaaaaatcctttggAAGTGACCAATTTACTTCCTTCTTTGGCTTAGCAAAAAACATCCTTAAAATGTGCTTTAAGTTAGAAACTCAACTTGGGActtatttcttttgttcctttcaaTCTTAAAATCATAAAGACTAAACGagattataaatataaatattaaaattttatataatttgacCATGGAGAAAGTCATTAATACTATTCGCAATCCCATAATTCAATATGGTGGGCCAAGTTTTTTGATGAAGAATTATGACTGACTATAAAGAAATTGGAATTAGGTTTCACCCTCCAACAAAATTAAAAGCTCAAATAAAAGCACAAATGAATGATATCTTAACAACAAATAGCATTATAATGTCAATAAGCCAGTTGATTCGTGATCAAAGAAAGATAATTTTTATTACTACTAATTTTTTCGGGTCGAAACTAGCCACTTTGTTTAACTAACAGAACTAGTAGAATAACCACAATTAGCATCAAAACATAGAAAATACCAACGGGGTTGGGGGCTTACAAAGCTAATTAGGAGGGATGTACCCTAGGCCTTCGCGATCTAATTTGCACGTCAATTTGCTCCTCGTGGAGAATAGACAACTATCAATCCTTTTAGCTAGGTCAAAAGGCCCTTGCACTCTTCAATAAGGTTTTAGAGGGCCAAGGACCATGGGCTTCACTTGATGAGAGCTCTACCGTTGATAATTTGTCATAATGGAGTTTAAAgatgcgcatgataaaatttctatttttctatttctctatttctctgttccccggaacatgtttggaaaagaaatccgtttggtaacgtaatttgatttttctatttctgaaacagatttctattccagaaatagatttgaagaagaaatcagaagctaaaatttttaatttctcaatttctgaaataaaaattgagaaatcaatttttggcaagaaatcaatttttgttccagaaattttgtcatacgcACCTCAATTGGCCAATCAACACTTCTTCCCCATAGATTAGTTCTCATAGCTTCTAACAGACAAAGAAGACCCTCATGAACTGCTTGAGTTTTCCGCCATTGAGGCCTATTTTACTTGAACTTACTTCGTGAAGCCAATGACGAGCAGTCCATTGGTGTCTCTACATATGCCAGCGATTGAGTCTTTCGATGAGTTGTCTACCCATAAGTCATCGACGTTTAGACTCCAAGAGCCTTGGTCCGGTGGCCTTCACTTCTCATGTAAGAAAATCCCTTCCTTTTCTGCTTGTTTCGACCTTAGAGACTATCAAGCTTCTGCTCATCGGGAGGGTGTCGTCCACGATCGACTGAGGGATTGGCTTGTGCATTTGAAAGATGAAGGAGTTCCGGGTTTTCCACATCGACCAAAGTATGCTCGCAACTAAATCTCTCGAAGGGGGCATTGGAATCCTCGatcaatatttcaaaaaccCATTTCtccatttggtaattttctGCGGCGAGGTCTTGATGTTAATCCTCGGGTCTGACCAGATAACTTTGCTTCACTTGCATAGAGTAAAAAGGTGTTCGACTATTTCTGGAGCTTGTCGGCACATGGGACAAATCGGATCAGACATTAGCCTCTGTTTGTACAAGTTTTCTTTTGTAGGTAGTACATTCAGACCCACACTTCACATAAAGAAGCATCCTTATAACAGATATTCAGTTGCCAAATAATAGACCATAGCACGTGGGGAGGCTGATAGGAAGATGGTGCTTGGTTTTTGCTTGATTCCTTGATTGTTGACTGAAGAGCATTGTACCAACTTTTGATTGTAAAGGACCTATCTTTGTTGCCTGTCGAAACAAGCTTATCATTCATTAGATTGGCTCAAAGAGGAATAGTTAGGATCTCTTATATAACGTGTTCATCAAAGAGTGTTTACAGCTTTTGACATTCCATTCGCTTCTTGGTCAATTAAATCCACTACCAATAGGGGCACCTCATGGTTTGCTAGGCCACCAACCAAACCAGTTGAAAGCCATCTATCCTTGAGTATTTTGATACTCTTTCCGTTTCCACCATCCATCTCACGTTTTGGCTAACTACATCTCTTCCTAATAATAGGTTTTGCCATCCCAGAAGGGGTGGAAACCCTTGCTTGCCTTCCAAAAATCTCCTCTTGAGAAGTAgattcctttttaaaatttgactCTATAGGGTTGAACGAGACCATGACAATCTCCATGCTTATTTACCCAACATGCCTTGTTAGAAGAAATAAGGTTTTTGAAGTCGAGACCCCTTTGTCTTTCCTAGTTTTTAAAATATCCCATCATTCCTAGTGTACTCTCAATTTGGAAGCATTTTGTTTCCACTAGAATGAGACAATTTTTTGTTTGACTGCTTTACAAATAGAAATGGGTATCTTAAAGATAGACATGGCACAGTAGGGGCAAATCTTTTACAACGACTTGATCAATATCTTTTTACCAGATTTCAatatcagtttttctttccacccTTCTAACTTCATATTGACAAATGCTTGTTTCTTTGATTGCCCTAGTTTGAAGGAATGCCTAGATGCGTTCCAGTCTTCTCAGTGATTGGAACTCTCAACTCATTTGCCATACTTCTCTTTAGATTCTAAGACAACCGCTACTGAAATAGACACCCAATTTGTTTAAGGTAATGGCTTGACCCAAGGCAAAGTAATATTGGTTCAACAAATATTCTAGCACTCCTTGATAGTCCCATCCAAGAAGAAATTGCATCATCTACAAATAAAAGATGAGAAAGTGTAGGACAAtgtttgttcaatataatcccttTGATGCTTCCATCCTCAATTGCTTGATCCAATAGATATGAGTAAATATTTGCCATAATTATGAACAAGTAGGGGGACAAAGGATCCCCTTGTCTAATATAAGCATGATCGATTCTCGAGCAGTCCACTTCCCACCATAAAATTAGGAACCAGACTATCTGGTCTTGGATTGATTTGGTTCGGTTCCCTAACTATCCAATAAAATTGGTGGATTCATAATaattcatattcttcaaatgTGTTAAATGCATTAAATTCCACAATAATAAGCCCTCATACCTTTATGAAGCAAGAAAAGTAGATTTTGGTTGGGAAAGCATTTGCCTAACAACTTTCATAATGCAATGTTTGAAGCGTAAAGATTCGTTTGTAATGTCACAATCCATAGAGTTGTATCAACTCATATGAGTCTATTTTGCATTGTAAGCTGAGTTGCTCATATGACATAATTAATTATGCCAACTCTTAGATggttggccaaaagaaaaacttaGGACAAATGCATTATAGCATCAAAGCTCAAGCTTGTTTATAATGCAATCCAAAGACCTCTAGTGAGCATAGATCATAGATTCATAGTAAAAGAAAACTTGCTTTTCTGCTAGTTTGCTGTCTGCATCATTATAGTAGTTTCACTAATTTGTATCTAAAAGTCAAGTATTCCATGTGATATGGGAACAATAAGGATATAGCCCATCAAATTATAATTCATACTTCATTGaaattagaattagaaaaaaaaacccagttAGGGTTAAAATAATGCTTAAATTTAGCAACAAATAAATACTTTATGAAAACACAACTTTTTCCCACTTCTTGAAAACTACATCATAGCCAAGAGAGCGTAAAATAGGCACATGAGTTAGATGCCCAACAACTATGTTAAGTGTTGAGCATATATAAGTAGACAACATCATAAATaagatttctatttttctcgAGAAACATCAAATACCGTTCAACAACTACATCAATAGACGAACACACATTAATAGAATCATTTTCATGATTTAATCAACTATATCGATAGTCGAACACACATCAACATACAACTAAATAGACAATTAGTGTAAATAGACAATGGTTTGCATCTTATAAATTGCCatgccaatttaattcatttCTTGATAGTTGATGGATGAAGCGAATCAACGGCCAAACTGCATTAAGTTTATATGATCATTGAACATGagttttatattataataaatagaAATCGAACTCAAATTATTAATAGAAAATCTCACCAAGTATATTCCTTCATTTTCAACTTGTAAACTCTATTTACCAGTAAGCTCTGAGTGAACATCATCCTTATCTAACAAAAACAAGATATTAAATAAAGCATTCATTCATTAGATATACAAAAGaattataagataaaagaatatatttatgacttacCCTACTCAAACTTTTTCGCATTCTCGATGCATTCTTCGACATTAATTGGCTTGGTAACCACTCTCAACTAATCTTGTGTGCAAATCAAAACTTCCACCACTCTAGGAGTctagggtgagcatggttcgagTTGGGTTAGTCTAGCACCTAACCCATTGACCAACTTGCATAGTATTGGTCCTAAATTTTTGGGATCAGGAACTGATCCTATTAAGCTTGTAatcgaggattagtgagttcggtctggttccaaggtcaacccgggaccaaccgattattttttgtttcattttttatattccttgAAAGGACAAACATATTCTtttaaattacatatccatTAACAATACAACATTGAGTAATCAAATTATGAATACTGGTACATATCAAACATTTAAGATAAGGTAACATCAGAAGTCTTCATTCGTGATTGTTAAGCTGCGTTCGTGAGGCGGGCTAAGACAAACGAGCGATTTTACTAATTGAGCTGCACTCGAGAGGCGAGTGGCGAGCAAGATGAGTGAGGCTGAGGCAAGTGAAGAgggattctatttttttttaatgattgaatCTGAGCTGggtttctactttctaatttataTGGTAGAATcgcaaaagaaagaacaaaggcGGAGGCGCAAGGGTTAAAAGtagacaaaaatatataatatattatacaatatatatgatatatatatatatttaatgtaTATTACATATTACATATTACATATACATAGGATTGGTCATGATACATAGGGTTGGTTCGTGACCAACCCTCATAGTGTAGAGTCTAGGGGTCCTAGGACTAAGGATTGGCCTAGATTCCTTGGGAATCGGACTAGGATCGGTTAGGTTGGGCCGATCCAAGGTTGACACTTGACTGATACTCACCTCTATAGGAGTCAAAGAATTTTGATAGCCATCAGGTGCACGGCCAAATGTACTGAAAAGTTGACTTCAAAGCAACTATTGTTAttggaataaataaaatatcacGACCAATTAAAGAGAAGATCTTAAACTTTTGGCTAGCAATTTTCCACCACACCAAAAGGCCAGGATCATGAACTTGTTCACATT of the Eucalyptus grandis isolate ANBG69807.140 chromosome 10, ASM1654582v1, whole genome shotgun sequence genome contains:
- the LOC104422117 gene encoding LOW QUALITY PROTEIN: LEAF RUST 10 DISEASE-RESISTANCE LOCUS RECEPTOR-LIKE PROTEIN KINASE-like 1.3 (The sequence of the model RefSeq protein was modified relative to this genomic sequence to represent the inferred CDS: deleted 2 bases in 1 codon), whose protein sequence is MVECWFVRVECWHRSVLKERGSPGFFVFWSNLGNSSSGLSDLLQHGFEVQLKVDSEACVDCTQSRGVCGYDPTANRPTCYCPDQFFGSKTCGSSTSAPTPEATTAKSTQGKKESKSLSIGLGIGGAGFVVILLGFLFVCLVRKKKKKAAEVQTKDLHSTPSSKNLLMSSNFTRSIPSYPSFKSDLEKGSTYFGVKVFEYVELEEATKNFDPSRELGDGGFGTVYYGELRDGQVVAVKRLYENNLRRVEQFMNEVDILTRLQHQNLVKLYGCTSRRSRELLLVYEYIPNGTVADHLHGKQASSNFLPWRVRLNIAVETADALTYLHASDVIHRDVKTNNILLENDFRVKVADFGLSRLFPTDVSHVSTAPQGTPGYVDPEYYQCYQLTDKSDVYSFGVVLCELLSSRPAVDTNRHRQDINLANMSVNRIQNRTLHELIDPSLGFETDYAVRRMITLAAELAFRCLQEERDMRPTMEEVLDSLKRIGTEQIKEQKAEVMDEVLDTLRGFQYKNATVKKAEVIDIRSDDVGLLKNMPPLFSPDSEVSPIWGSSSTPPNSI